From the genome of Athalia rosae chromosome 3, iyAthRosa1.1, whole genome shotgun sequence:
ccACGTGAATACCGTAGGCGTCGGTAACCATTTGGTAGAGCTTCGTAACTAAAACGCCGAGCAGACTGAGGTAAATCGTGGAATAAGTGAACGCTATGGATTTTATCTCGCAGGCGAACATTTCCGTCGACATTCCGAGCGGTAAGGTTCCTATGcccgatgaaaaacaaatcaagtAGCCAACGGTCGATGCTACAGCAATCCACGATATTCTTGAAACGTCGTGACCGTTTTCCCGCAGGTGAAAATACGCTCCTACTCCTGCgttggaatgagaaaaaagaaaaactagcCGTTGAACACACCCAAGAGTATCTTTACAGAAATCTATGGAACAAGCTTACCCGATAAAAAGACCGCGCAAAGCGATGTAGAACCCAAAAGTAGCGGTCTTCTCCCAGCTTTGTCGGCCAAAAATATCACCAGAATCGCGATCACGAACAATATGATCCCAGTTATGATTACAGCGAAACTAGATGTTATCTTAGTTTCGGCTTCGTTGAAGATGATCGTTGAGTAGGCGAGGAACGCTGTTATTCCCGAAAATTGTTGACAGGTCAGCAAACCGTTCACGATGATGAAAGCCTGACGACACGACGACCAGGTAACGGCATTTTGTTCAAAATCACATCATCGGGGTATTGATTTCTGATCGATTGTCATACCTTTCGATTTCCCTTCTTCGCGAATAGGTCCTTGGTAGTTCCCGTCCTGCCGGATGCCTCTGCCACGGAATTACAAATCGTTCTGACTTCGTCGTCCACGTCAGATGTTCCTCTGAGCCACATGAGACTTTTTTTAATCATGTACTCCCTGTTTTTCATAGCGTGATAATAGGGAGATTCGGGAACCCAGAAAAATATGAGAACGTAGAAAACTGGAATCACGGCACCGACCCCCGCCAAT
Proteins encoded in this window:
- the LOC105693909 gene encoding facilitated trehalose transporter Tret1-like, producing MDYRRITMTKFRVKGQIFAVIAASVNLVSTGYHFGWLSPSLAKLQAKDSDFPVTSSQISWIASFHLIGSIFGSIGALSLIEKFGRRTILLWTSVPHILSCLIIASANNYWSLYIARFIAGIAIGVVFSAAPMYIGEVTEDRLRGGLSSLMSVMMNFGFLIPYSIGPWTSRPILAGVGAVIPVFYVLIFFWVPESPYYHAMKNREYMIKKSLMWLRGTSDVDDEVRTICNSVAEASGRTGTTKDLFAKKGNRKAFIIVNGLLTCQQFSGITAFLAYSTIIFNEAETKITSSFAVIITGIILFVIAILVIFLADKAGRRPLLLGSTSLCAVFLSGVGAYFHLRENGHDVSRISWIAVASTVGYLICFSSGIGTLPLGMSTEMFACEIKSIAFTYSTIYLSLLGVLVTKLYQMVTDAYGIHVAFYIFSGCSVLSTVFVYFVVPETKRRSLKDIQTELRGKIADNVTETMMPLSETATI